In Polyangiaceae bacterium, the DNA window AGCTCTGGCGCCTGCTGCGGCGCGCGCTCGCGGTCGTCCAAGAGCTCGTTCAGGGCGATCATCACGGTCTCGAGCTCGCCGGTAGCGTGGGTGCGGACGCAGCGGCGCCGCGGGTCGTTCGCCCGTGCCGCGCGCGCCACGGCCACGATCTCCGACAGCGGCAAGAGCAGCCGGCGATGCAGCCGCCGCACCGTGAGCGCGCTGGCGAAGAGCCCCGCGAGGCCCAAGAACACCGCCGCCCAGGCGCCCGCCGAGCCCAACCGCTGAGCGTCTTGATCGGCGCGCTGCATCGCGGAGCGGTTCACGGCGCCCAGCTTTCGGAGCGCCGTCAACGCCTCCGTGGTGGCCGCCGCGTCCCCCGAGATCGCTCGGTCCCCCACGCGCTCCAGCGTGGCCAGAGGCGGACGCTCGTCTTCTTCCGTCACGTTGTCCTTGGCCCGAGCGAGCGCGCCGAAGAAGCGCTCCCGCGCCCCAGGGTCCTGCTCTGCTTCGGCCAGCGCGCCGAGCATCACTTCCACCGCCTCGGCGCTGTACACGTTCTCCCGCAGGATCCGCTCGATGGCCGGCGTCATGCGCGCGAACAGCACGATGGCCCCCGCCGACGTCACCAGCTGGATGGCGAGCAAGAAGCCGATGCTCAGCGTGAGGCGCCGCCGCGTGCGGAGGTTCACGAGCCCACCTTCTCCATCATGGCGCCCACGGCGCCGGGCGCCGCCACCACCAGGAGGATCTCCTCGGAAGAGAGCTTCTCGTGCGGGTTGGGCGTGGACACGCCTTGTTGCTCGCGCCGCGTGGCCACCACCGTGATGCCGTAGTGGCGCGGCAGCGCCAGCTCCACCAACGTGCGCCCCACGAAGGCCTTGGGCGGGCGGATCTCCGTGATCACCAAATCTTCTCCCAGCGGCACTTCGTCGATCACGGAGCGGTACAAGAGTCGCGTGGCGAAGCGCTCCCCGAAAGCGCGCTCGGGGTTCACCACTTCGTGCGCGCCCACCAGCCGCAAGATGCGCTCGTGCAGCTCGTCAGTGGCGCGCGCCACCACGTGCCGCGCCCCCATCTGACGCAAGAGCGCGGTGCAAATGATGGACGCCTCGCGAGATTCGTCACCGATGGCGCACACGGTGAGGTCGCGTCGGGCCGGCGCCGCCCGCCCCAGGGCCGCCTCGTCCGTGGCATCGAAGCACACCGCAGACGCCGCCAGCGGCGCCGCCGCCCGCACGCGCTCTTCGTTCTCGTCGACCGCCAGGACTTCCACGCCACGTTGGCTGAGGGAGCGCACCAGCGCGAGCCCGAACTGCCCGAGCCCCACCACGATGGCCTGCTTTTTCATCCGACGTCGATCTCCTCGT includes these proteins:
- a CDS encoding TrkA family potassium uptake protein, with protein sequence MKKQAIVVGLGQFGLALVRSLSQRGVEVLAVDENEERVRAAAPLAASAVCFDATDEAALGRAAPARRDLTVCAIGDESREASIICTALLRQMGARHVVARATDELHERILRLVGAHEVVNPERAFGERFATRLLYRSVIDEVPLGEDLVITEIRPPKAFVGRTLVELALPRHYGITVVATRREQQGVSTPNPHEKLSSEEILLVVAAPGAVGAMMEKVGS